One window from the genome of Enterococcus haemoperoxidus ATCC BAA-382 encodes:
- a CDS encoding LPXTG cell wall anchor domain-containing protein, whose protein sequence is MKKINISVALVFLVFVGCLFTVKSTSVYGAQAAVQTNGEIVFTTESSQTSSTTSGSSEESIKKPVGKFPSTGELVVRSLSVSGFVLVLIVFAFYLLKRRSATDGKDGQSQ, encoded by the coding sequence ATGAAAAAAATAAACATTAGTGTTGCTCTGGTTTTTCTTGTTTTTGTAGGCTGTCTTTTTACTGTAAAGTCTACTTCGGTTTATGGAGCGCAAGCTGCTGTGCAAACGAATGGAGAAATTGTTTTTACAACAGAAAGTTCCCAGACGTCATCGACAACAAGTGGCTCTAGTGAAGAATCAATAAAAAAACCTGTGGGTAAGTTCCCTTCAACAGGGGAATTGGTCGTAAGAAGTCTATCCGTAAGCGGATTTGTTCTAGTCTTGATCGTATTTGCTTTTTATCTATTAAAAAGAAGGAGTGCCACTGACGGGAAGGACGGTCAAAGCCAATGA
- a CDS encoding WxL domain-containing protein: MKLTHKLAGTALLAAVAVAATAPGVTKAADPAAPGVGEGEIEFTSKTYGSYDSSGVVPPDYTSQSTIDTDSTALLDGPFLVQGMSKLVFNSQSATTGAVTSWAQPTKANAGMTNEVDNRANWVQFKDDRQVDDHGYELKAVISQNFQFNDTEKGKVRNIKGAQITYGNANLVADKDNESLKPSSTGLNKAAKVNETGSELVFKNMEETKGRGRYAVYFGDALDDTQPANESVKLDLPANQAEEIMNGKYVAKITWTLEATPKP, encoded by the coding sequence ATGAAATTAACACACAAATTAGCTGGTACAGCGTTACTAGCAGCAGTAGCGGTAGCAGCAACAGCTCCAGGAGTAACAAAAGCCGCAGATCCAGCAGCACCAGGAGTTGGAGAAGGAGAAATCGAATTCACAAGTAAAACATATGGTTCATATGATTCTTCAGGTGTTGTACCACCAGATTATACTAGCCAATCAACAATCGACACTGATTCAACAGCGTTACTAGATGGACCATTCTTAGTACAAGGAATGTCTAAATTAGTGTTTAATTCGCAATCAGCGACAACCGGAGCAGTAACGTCATGGGCTCAACCAACTAAAGCAAATGCTGGTATGACAAATGAAGTAGACAATCGTGCAAACTGGGTACAATTTAAAGATGATCGCCAAGTAGATGACCATGGTTATGAATTGAAAGCTGTTATCTCTCAAAACTTCCAATTTAACGACACTGAAAAAGGGAAAGTTAGAAATATTAAAGGTGCTCAAATCACATATGGTAACGCAAACCTAGTAGCGGATAAAGATAATGAATCGTTAAAACCTTCTTCTACAGGGCTTAACAAGGCAGCAAAAGTGAATGAAACGGGTTCAGAATTAGTATTCAAAAATATGGAAGAAACAAAAGGACGCGGACGTTATGCTGTTTACTTTGGTGATGCTTTGGACGATACACAACCAGCAAACGAGTCTGTTAAATTAGATCTTCCAGCAAACCAAGCTGAAGAAATCATGAATGGTAAATACGTTGCGAAAATCACTTGGACACTTGAAGCAACGCCAAAACCATAA
- the lepB gene encoding signal peptidase I produces the protein MKQANTTSKKRSSKKKQKEKNQQLKRKQPIKKKSDFAETAKTNRISSKKKRPAQSKQVQFKKKKTKRTLKKRKKQRHQFYKEIGVSFFLMLALFFILQGLFFSMPSVNGYGMTTTLNDGDRIFVSKRSRIKRFDLVYLKQPDTKQIMVRRVIGLPEEEIVYENDQLLIDKRPVVERFLKNEISEASKEKRLLTEDFTLAALTGVRTLPKDCYFVLGDNRHYAADSREFGWVEKKDILGVVKARIVPFHHMTQF, from the coding sequence ATGAAACAAGCGAATACAACATCTAAGAAGAGATCGTCTAAGAAAAAACAAAAAGAGAAAAATCAGCAATTAAAACGAAAACAACCAATAAAAAAGAAGAGTGATTTTGCTGAGACAGCGAAAACTAACAGAATTTCTTCAAAGAAAAAAAGACCTGCTCAATCAAAACAGGTCCAATTTAAAAAGAAAAAGACAAAAAGAACGTTAAAAAAACGAAAAAAGCAAAGACACCAATTTTATAAAGAAATCGGTGTCAGCTTTTTTCTAATGCTAGCTCTTTTTTTTATCTTGCAAGGGTTATTTTTTAGTATGCCCTCAGTCAATGGTTACGGAATGACAACGACTTTGAATGATGGGGATCGTATTTTTGTTAGCAAACGTAGTCGAATTAAGCGATTTGATTTAGTCTACCTTAAACAACCAGATACAAAACAAATAATGGTTAGAAGAGTGATTGGGTTACCAGAAGAAGAAATAGTTTACGAAAATGATCAATTGTTGATTGATAAAAGGCCAGTAGTAGAACGTTTTTTAAAAAATGAGATTAGTGAAGCAAGCAAAGAAAAACGTTTATTAACAGAAGATTTTACGTTGGCGGCTTTAACTGGAGTAAGAACATTGCCCAAAGACTGCTATTTTGTATTGGGAGATAATCGCCATTATGCAGCGGATAGTCGCGAGTTTGGTTGGGTCGAAAAAAAAGATATTTTAGGCGTTGTAAAAGCGAGAATAGTTCCTTTTCATCATATGACGCAATTTTAA
- a CDS encoding HAD family hydrolase — MNVVFCDIDGTFQDIGGAVPQINYDAIYALQNQGDHFVFITGRGYAQLTELMDELESECDVIFSNGGGYKLVGQPIQYNHCLTIEESQRVIAILEARNIFYHVHTNEGIILKAVENYATNILALRQKLQSMGDTEKQIMDFKEEFFKEQCQHVEDPFTYLAEHPELKVMKIELMEASDEEHEILRELLGSESADVFSSFIQCLEIVNPKSSKGNAIKEFMRKFPTAKSYGIGDGENDLAMLEVVDIPVAVGNAKEIVKEQCQKIIGDCLDGGVGHFIFKEIIE, encoded by the coding sequence ATGAATGTTGTTTTTTGTGATATAGATGGAACGTTTCAAGATATTGGAGGTGCAGTACCTCAGATCAACTATGACGCAATTTATGCGTTACAAAATCAAGGGGATCATTTTGTTTTTATTACTGGAAGAGGCTACGCGCAATTGACAGAATTAATGGATGAACTAGAAAGCGAGTGTGACGTTATTTTCAGTAATGGCGGCGGGTATAAGCTTGTTGGTCAACCTATTCAGTATAATCATTGTCTAACGATCGAAGAAAGCCAAAGGGTCATTGCTATTTTAGAAGCACGAAACATTTTTTATCATGTCCATACGAATGAGGGAATTATTTTAAAAGCAGTTGAAAATTACGCAACGAATATTTTAGCATTGAGACAAAAACTTCAATCAATGGGCGATACAGAAAAGCAAATCATGGATTTTAAAGAAGAGTTTTTTAAAGAACAATGTCAGCATGTTGAGGATCCATTTACTTATTTGGCTGAACATCCAGAACTTAAGGTGATGAAGATAGAATTGATGGAAGCAAGTGATGAAGAACATGAAATATTACGGGAATTATTAGGTAGTGAGTCTGCGGACGTTTTTTCTTCCTTTATTCAGTGCCTAGAAATCGTTAATCCAAAAAGTAGCAAAGGCAATGCTATCAAAGAATTTATGAGAAAATTTCCAACAGCAAAAAGTTATGGTATCGGTGATGGCGAGAATGATTTAGCGATGTTGGAAGTTGTAGATATTCCAGTAGCCGTAGGAAATGCCAAAGAAATCGTTAAGGAGCAGTGTCAAAAAATTATCGGAGACTGTTTAGATGGTGGTGTCGGTCATTTCATATTTAAAGAGATCATTGAGTAG
- the lepB gene encoding signal peptidase I, with amino-acid sequence MSTKSTHPQATKKRISTKKKRRNYSKEKRVKFLKKQCIKTKQTIKIRDIFFLLILSFCFIFLFQHKTHRVSGSSMQPILENSDRIIVKKGQLPERYDVITFDPEIPDESSYVKRVIGIPGDQIWAESNAIYLRPQKAGKWLLNTANQISAEELPDSTLKVIVSKEVFQTLRDMHRIPEGNYVVLGDNRSASKDSRTMGLIKEKQIEGIVTYRYFPLTKIGRVK; translated from the coding sequence GTGTCTACAAAGAGCACGCATCCGCAAGCAACAAAAAAAAGAATTTCAACTAAAAAGAAACGACGTAATTATTCAAAAGAGAAAAGAGTAAAATTCCTGAAAAAGCAATGTATTAAAACAAAACAAACAATAAAAATACGTGATATTTTTTTTCTACTAATCCTTTCTTTTTGTTTTATCTTTTTATTCCAACATAAGACCCATCGAGTATCCGGATCATCGATGCAGCCTATTTTAGAAAATAGTGATCGTATTATTGTAAAAAAAGGCCAGTTACCTGAGCGGTATGACGTGATTACGTTTGACCCAGAAATTCCGGATGAATCTAGCTACGTAAAACGAGTCATCGGTATTCCAGGAGATCAAATATGGGCAGAGTCAAATGCTATTTATCTTAGACCACAAAAGGCTGGTAAGTGGCTATTGAACACGGCAAATCAAATTTCCGCAGAGGAGTTACCAGACAGTACATTAAAAGTGATAGTCAGTAAAGAAGTTTTTCAAACTTTAAGAGACATGCACAGGATTCCAGAAGGAAATTATGTTGTGTTAGGAGACAATCGAAGTGCTTCGAAAGATAGCCGTACAATGGGCCTGATCAAGGAAAAACAAATCGAAGGTATTGTAACGTATCGTTACTTTCCGTTGACTAAAATCGGTCGAGTAAAATAG
- a CDS encoding DUF5067 domain-containing protein, with translation MDKKYIGWVIILLIFISGCSAKLSEKKESFSGKGITYSVQLPSTWEKSLDYKVTYSNEALFGAKDTKSNSTLMIMAERKDLIDRTDFGERIRKELQKQYNYKKASDIFMKEFNVGKYKGYKYTLDTTFNKRDSWLHLYYIETAHGMVQLNYYSAKDGNYEKRAKIIDESARSVKEIEDKGAKTDEEEGNIVFENDTLNLALTGVMNVTGEADQKVLALRYTVTNKAKDQSIKANKWDETIQVTQNGVILAQGNLAKNNSILDIPKLMAQKEEELPAGGSLEGVTLYELKEEGDVLLVPNKTIFKDAKDIPIVVLNGTEKAGEK, from the coding sequence ATGGATAAAAAATATATCGGTTGGGTAATCATATTGCTAATTTTTATTAGTGGTTGTTCTGCTAAACTATCAGAGAAGAAAGAATCATTTTCTGGAAAAGGAATTACGTATAGCGTTCAATTGCCGAGTACGTGGGAGAAGTCTTTGGACTATAAAGTGACGTATAGTAATGAAGCATTATTCGGAGCAAAAGATACGAAAAGTAATTCAACTTTAATGATTATGGCTGAAAGAAAAGACTTGATTGACCGGACTGATTTTGGTGAACGAATTAGAAAAGAATTACAAAAACAGTATAATTATAAAAAAGCATCAGATATTTTTATGAAAGAGTTTAACGTTGGAAAATACAAAGGATATAAGTATACGCTGGATACAACTTTTAATAAGCGAGACTCCTGGCTGCATTTGTATTACATTGAAACAGCTCATGGAATGGTTCAATTGAATTATTATTCAGCAAAAGATGGCAATTATGAAAAACGAGCGAAAATCATTGATGAGTCTGCTCGTTCAGTCAAAGAGATAGAAGATAAAGGTGCGAAAACAGATGAAGAAGAGGGAAACATTGTCTTTGAAAACGATACTCTTAATCTAGCCTTAACGGGTGTGATGAATGTGACGGGTGAAGCAGATCAAAAAGTATTAGCGCTGAGATATACAGTTACAAATAAAGCGAAAGATCAATCAATAAAAGCGAATAAGTGGGATGAAACGATTCAAGTAACACAAAACGGAGTAATATTGGCCCAAGGGAATTTAGCGAAGAATAATTCAATCTTAGATATTCCTAAATTGATGGCGCAAAAAGAAGAAGAACTTCCTGCTGGCGGTTCACTTGAGGGCGTGACATTATACGAATTAAAAGAGGAGGGTGATGTATTGCTGGTTCCTAATAAAACTATTTTTAAAGATGCTAAAGATATTCCGATTGTTGTATTAAATGGTACAGAGAAAGCAGGGGAGAAATAA
- a CDS encoding WxL domain-containing protein produces the protein MKKIAFAIVFLGTVLLSYGQFDQVQAQESREGGAEIDLKRFKENNSIIRDPENPEVQVDPGETPQTKGDLRIDFVPKLNFSTVPILDKTAVFPVNAQLFHDDTGARGNFIQVSDYRDDPTGWTLQVRQEQQFKHAIKQGVELKGAVISLDQIWTNSTKDASLSPSVSKEVIHMSNVGDTYNLAQAQPEKGSGTWSIIFGASKENKNDRPNSLEQRLDSSGKEIEDPTFKKPVYSNQAITLSVPKETEKQTGAYSTVLTWILAELP, from the coding sequence ATGAAAAAAATAGCATTTGCGATTGTTTTTCTTGGCACCGTGCTATTATCTTACGGACAATTTGATCAAGTACAAGCACAAGAATCTCGCGAAGGTGGAGCTGAAATTGATCTTAAACGGTTTAAAGAAAATAACTCCATCATTCGAGATCCAGAAAATCCAGAAGTACAGGTTGATCCCGGTGAAACTCCACAAACAAAAGGAGACTTACGGATTGATTTTGTACCTAAATTAAACTTTAGTACAGTGCCAATTTTAGATAAAACAGCTGTATTTCCAGTGAATGCTCAATTATTCCACGACGATACAGGTGCTAGGGGGAATTTTATCCAAGTATCCGATTATCGTGATGATCCCACTGGCTGGACCTTACAAGTTAGACAAGAACAGCAATTTAAGCATGCGATAAAACAAGGCGTAGAACTAAAAGGCGCAGTGATTTCATTAGATCAAATATGGACGAACTCAACAAAAGATGCTTCACTTTCACCCAGTGTTTCCAAAGAAGTAATTCATATGAGTAATGTTGGAGATACTTATAATTTGGCACAAGCTCAGCCTGAAAAAGGTTCTGGGACATGGAGCATCATCTTTGGGGCATCAAAAGAAAATAAAAATGATCGTCCAAATTCATTAGAACAACGATTGGATTCTTCTGGTAAAGAAATAGAAGACCCAACCTTCAAAAAGCCTGTTTACAGTAATCAAGCGATCACTCTTTCTGTTCCAAAAGAAACAGAAAAACAAACAGGTGCTTATTCCACGGTGTTAACTTGGATATTAGCCGAGTTACCATAG
- a CDS encoding YfhO family protein, with protein MIRIDWIKQKGWAFLLSILLPMGIMCFVYFLLGIYPGSDKTILASDALSQTSNFFASLNNVLHGKQSFFYSWYGSLGLNYWSFMAYYLNGIFSPLIYFFDNSQVPDALYLIIILKFGAIGGAFWIMSDQTFKIAQWGKVMLSVSYALSGFAVAYSPQQMWLDGLIYLPLVILGIHRLMDSRKPALLFSSYLLLFLSNFYMAFMIGVFSFLYVFCRFLTDPTRYKNSLIPYLITSLLAGGASMVTILPTLFDLKNNGESLTTLQTFFTKDTGIWDIPVKTMVGVYDTSKFGSSPFLYFGLLGLVFCLFYFISPKFPLKNKLLYGSLFLLLIGSVYIESLNLFWHGFHSPNMFLFRFSFLFSFLGLLLAGFGLEKVTKEDTNQLVNIVMGMIILYIAIIFFANRKRYDFLDKTSIVATVLFLLVYLSMWFICVKWYKNKRLWWCLLLIVFIGEITMNTQRMVTGINQEWHYPERMAYDRNYQDVHQLVEATEKENDTLYRLANLNSISRNESFIYGYSGVSMFSSIRNRHSSMYLDALGFRSNGTNLTIQYANNTLVMDALLGIKYNIAQKDPQKYGFTLKETAGKHQLYENRLTLPLGILTDQGIYKKDAVKNQSELIQYLSNQKEQLFYFSEAEMIKQENVQIEDKGSFLFYSKTIPNKLRKMTYSINVPARSQAYLSLYGRGMDVDAIIKVNGVEQRSGLEENGQYYNLGYYEKAKKIQVEVSFSGEGVVHLVKPTAMFMDVDVFEKSVQSIQKKGVAFKTKGRVAKADVTLEKAQVVLTTIPYDRGWSAYIDGKKVKIPTFKDAFLALPVPKGTHTIKLVFLPEGFKVGFGLFICCLILFIFYNWWMVKEARQTKLIEDDQGKGV; from the coding sequence ATGATAAGGATTGATTGGATAAAACAGAAAGGCTGGGCTTTTCTTTTAAGTATTCTTTTACCTATGGGAATTATGTGTTTTGTCTATTTTCTTTTAGGAATCTATCCAGGCAGTGACAAGACAATTTTAGCCAGTGATGCTTTGTCGCAAACCTCTAATTTTTTTGCAAGTTTAAACAATGTTTTACACGGAAAACAAAGTTTTTTCTATTCATGGTATGGATCATTGGGGCTAAATTATTGGTCTTTTATGGCTTATTATTTAAACGGAATTTTTAGTCCATTAATTTATTTTTTTGACAATAGCCAAGTACCTGATGCACTGTATCTGATTATTATATTGAAATTTGGTGCTATTGGCGGTGCTTTTTGGATCATGAGTGATCAAACCTTTAAGATCGCGCAATGGGGCAAAGTGATGCTTAGTGTTAGTTATGCGTTAAGTGGTTTTGCAGTTGCATATTCTCCTCAGCAAATGTGGTTGGATGGCTTGATTTATTTACCATTAGTGATTTTAGGGATTCATCGTTTGATGGATAGCAGAAAACCAGCACTCTTATTTAGTAGCTACTTGCTTTTATTTTTATCCAATTTTTATATGGCGTTTATGATTGGAGTGTTTTCATTTCTCTATGTTTTTTGTCGTTTTTTAACAGATCCAACAAGGTATAAAAATAGTTTGATTCCTTATTTGATTACCTCATTATTAGCAGGTGGAGCTTCGATGGTCACCATATTACCTACGTTATTTGATTTGAAAAATAACGGAGAGAGCTTAACAACGTTACAAACTTTTTTTACAAAAGACACAGGTATTTGGGATATTCCAGTTAAAACAATGGTTGGTGTTTATGATACAAGTAAATTCGGAAGTTCACCGTTTCTTTATTTTGGGTTGTTAGGTCTGGTTTTTTGCCTATTTTACTTTATCAGTCCTAAATTTCCATTGAAAAATAAACTGTTATATGGCAGTTTGTTCCTATTACTGATTGGAAGTGTCTATATCGAGTCACTCAATTTATTTTGGCACGGTTTTCACTCACCCAATATGTTTTTATTTCGTTTTAGCTTTCTTTTTTCATTTTTAGGCTTATTATTAGCTGGATTTGGATTGGAAAAAGTGACCAAAGAAGACACCAATCAGTTGGTCAATATCGTGATGGGAATGATCATACTGTACATTGCTATTATCTTTTTCGCTAATCGAAAACGATATGATTTTTTAGATAAAACCTCGATCGTAGCTACAGTTTTATTCTTGCTCGTTTATCTTTCGATGTGGTTTATTTGTGTAAAGTGGTATAAAAATAAGCGACTTTGGTGGTGCTTGTTACTTATTGTTTTTATTGGTGAAATTACGATGAATACACAACGAATGGTGACCGGGATCAATCAAGAATGGCACTATCCAGAACGTATGGCTTATGATCGGAATTATCAGGATGTTCATCAATTAGTCGAGGCGACAGAAAAAGAGAATGATACATTATATCGCTTAGCTAATTTAAATAGTATATCTAGAAATGAGAGTTTCATTTATGGATATAGCGGAGTGTCCATGTTTTCCTCAATTCGTAATCGTCATTCGTCTATGTATTTGGATGCGCTAGGGTTTCGCTCGAATGGAACGAATTTAACGATACAATATGCGAATAATACCTTAGTGATGGATGCTTTATTGGGAATCAAGTACAACATTGCACAAAAAGATCCGCAAAAATATGGTTTTACATTAAAGGAGACTGCAGGCAAACATCAACTATACGAAAACCGTTTGACTCTCCCTCTTGGAATTTTAACCGATCAAGGAATTTATAAGAAAGATGCTGTGAAAAATCAGTCTGAACTGATTCAGTATTTATCAAATCAAAAAGAGCAACTGTTTTATTTTTCGGAAGCGGAAATGATCAAGCAAGAAAATGTCCAGATTGAAGACAAAGGCTCATTTCTTTTTTACTCAAAAACGATTCCAAATAAATTACGAAAAATGACCTATTCAATCAACGTTCCGGCTCGTTCACAAGCTTATCTAAGTTTATATGGAAGAGGGATGGATGTTGATGCAATCATCAAAGTAAATGGGGTGGAACAACGTTCCGGTCTTGAAGAAAATGGTCAGTATTACAATCTTGGCTATTATGAAAAAGCTAAAAAAATCCAAGTTGAAGTAAGTTTTTCAGGAGAAGGTGTCGTTCATTTAGTGAAGCCAACTGCTATGTTTATGGATGTGGATGTATTTGAAAAATCAGTGCAATCAATTCAAAAAAAAGGCGTTGCATTTAAAACAAAGGGACGAGTGGCTAAAGCGGATGTAACTTTAGAGAAAGCACAAGTTGTATTGACTACAATTCCTTATGATAGAGGTTGGAGTGCTTATATTGATGGGAAAAAAGTGAAAATTCCGACCTTTAAGGATGCTTTTTTAGCTTTACCTGTGCCTAAAGGAACACACACAATAAAGCTTGTTTTTTTACCTGAAGGCTTTAAAGTCGGATTTGGTTTGTTCATTTGCTGTCTTATTCTTTTTATCTTTTACAACTGGTGGATGGTCAAAGAAGCTAGGCAAACAAAATTGATTGAAGATGATCAGGGAAAAGGGGTTTAA
- a CDS encoding DUF916 and DUF3324 domain-containing protein, with translation MKKRIGIGLFFSLYIVALLGFSTPAHANLQFTYETVKPENQQGDFEYFNLLMQPGQKQTVQVMLSNRADEEQTIEVGLNGAKTNSNGVLEFGPSAIKNDASLKYDFKDLVKGPKEMTLGPNETRPLNIEISMPETNYIGKIVGGIHLKSKPTKKEEEENKKATGVINEYAFVIGMVLSESDTVIKPELSLNKVYAGLANYRNSIFANFSNTSADFVNNMTVEMEVTKKGSEAVLYDIKRADMRMAPNSMIDFPLEMNGDQMEAGDYKAHIVVTSGEEKWTFDKAFKITNEEADKYNAQDVTLIQERGIDWKLIALIVGGVFVTFLAIFFIVRSMNKKKNSKKRGKKKRK, from the coding sequence ATGAAGAAACGAATCGGCATAGGGCTTTTTTTTAGTCTATACATAGTGGCGCTTCTTGGATTTTCTACACCAGCACATGCGAATTTACAGTTTACGTATGAAACGGTAAAACCAGAAAATCAGCAAGGAGATTTTGAGTATTTTAATTTACTTATGCAACCTGGGCAAAAGCAAACAGTGCAAGTTATGTTGTCAAATCGCGCAGATGAGGAACAAACCATTGAAGTTGGTTTAAATGGCGCAAAAACAAATTCAAACGGTGTTTTAGAATTCGGACCAAGTGCCATAAAAAACGATGCGTCATTAAAATATGATTTTAAAGATCTAGTCAAAGGGCCCAAAGAAATGACCTTAGGACCTAATGAAACTCGTCCATTAAATATAGAAATCAGTATGCCTGAAACCAATTATATTGGAAAAATTGTTGGAGGGATCCACTTAAAATCTAAACCGACGAAAAAAGAAGAAGAAGAAAATAAAAAAGCAACAGGAGTCATCAATGAATATGCCTTTGTTATTGGTATGGTATTGAGTGAATCAGATACTGTAATAAAACCAGAGTTAAGTTTGAATAAGGTCTATGCTGGCTTGGCTAACTATCGTAATAGTATTTTTGCTAATTTTTCAAATACAAGTGCTGATTTTGTCAATAATATGACAGTTGAAATGGAAGTGACCAAAAAAGGATCAGAGGCTGTTTTATACGATATAAAACGAGCAGATATGCGGATGGCACCTAACTCAATGATTGATTTTCCTTTAGAGATGAATGGAGATCAGATGGAAGCGGGTGATTATAAGGCTCATATTGTTGTCACAAGTGGTGAAGAAAAATGGACGTTTGACAAAGCATTTAAAATCACAAATGAAGAGGCTGATAAATACAACGCACAAGATGTCACATTGATTCAAGAAAGAGGAATTGATTGGAAGTTGATTGCACTGATCGTAGGCGGTGTCTTTGTTACGTTCTTGGCTATTTTCTTTATCGTTCGTAGCATGAATAAGAAAAAGAATAGTAAAAAGAGAGGAAAGAAAAAGCGTAAATAA